The Spinacia oleracea cultivar Varoflay chromosome 2, BTI_SOV_V1, whole genome shotgun sequence DNA segment TATATTGCTACGAGAAACAAAACCTTTTATCATCGTTTATAAACGGTAGTAAAACTTTAAAAGAAAGATTTACCAAAGTATGGCTTTACTAAAACTTATTGCTAGATTATGTGAAATTGTTAGAGTAGTCTTTTATATGGTGAGTTTTTTGTTGTTGGAAATTATCCCACATTGATAGAATGTTTGAATAGAGATGGAAAAAGTTGTTTAAATTAGTAGACCTACCTTTTATGTTTGAATAGAAGTGGGCCTGCAAGAGTACTAGTTGGGCTTGTGTGTGCTTTGGGTTTGGGAGTGCTTGTGGTGGgtatatattaataatcaaGATTGGCACTTAGATTTAATAAAGAGTATTAGTTAATTAGAGGTTAATTAACTTCCTCTTAATCTTATCTTTTATTTTGAACAGTTACGTTGTTTCAAGTCAGTTTCTCTGGCTATTTATATTCCTAATTGTTCTCATTATTCTTTATCTTCCTCTCTATCACAAAAACTACTTTTACGTTCATATGGAGATTATTGCTTTGCTACAATTAATCTCAGTTTAGGAAAATCTTGGAAGTATCTTAGCCGGTAACCCATAGCAGAAATAGTGGGGGCTAATATTACTTTAAGGACAGTGATAATCACTGCCCTAATTCTTTATCccgtatatttatttctaacaGAAACTCCTTGAATTTGAATATATTTCATTGATCAAATATATAGGGATTATAATATAAGTCATAATAGAATTAGGAACACTAATATGACTAGAAGTCTAATATACATCAAATATCCTAAGAGATTAAATCCTAACATATTTCTGTCTCTGTCACACCCCCACAGTCGTAGCGGGAGGATGTCGTACGCTAAGACTAGATCTAAAATCCAAAAACAATTGTTGAGGAAGGCCCTTAGTGAAAATGTCTGCAAACTGGTACCGCGAAAGAACATGTAATAGAATTAGGGATTACAATATGAGTCATAATAGAATTAGGAACACTAATATGACTAGAAGTCTAATATACATCAAATATCCTAACAGATTTCTATCTCTATCACTTATTTACCATTCTGCATTGGAATGAAACTTATTTACCAAATTTTTGCTCTATTGATTTGTTTTGACATAGTTGAGTACCATTATCCTGCTCGAGTCATGCGTCAGTTTGGTTTTGAACAAACCATACCTGTCATGGTTGACACAAGTGATAAGTTGCACAATATTGATCGACGTAGTCGCAACAAGAACTATGAAGACATGCATCATAAGTATATAGAAGAATGGCGCAAACGTGAGGATAAAGTAGTTTCTGGTGATTCCTTCATGATAATGGTATTATTATGTCTCATTCCACACCTTCTATTTCTATCTCACACAACCTCTTTTGGAACACACATCTCTCATGCACCCTGACCTCCACTTGGTCGTGGATCTCTTCGTCCACCGCGCTCCGATCATGCTCATTCTACCCCGGATGTTGTTATTACTActtcatcctcaatttcatctACTCCTTCTACTCCTCTGACTACCACTTCATCCTTTCTCTCCCATACTCAAACTTCTCCGCTTGCAGTCACTAGTTCACCCTTTCTCTCCCATACTCCTCAAACTTCTCCACTTGCAGTCACCTCCTCCCCTACTTCAGATATAGGATCTATACCTAGTGTAATATCTCCTCCACGACTCATGTTCACATATGATCGACGATCCACTATCACTACTTTACCCATTTTGGAGGTGGATGAGTTGAATCTTGAATCACCATCGCCACCGCATCACAAGAAACAACGTGGGCAAAAAAAGTAGaggtttttttcttcttattttgTATAATTTTGGACAACTTTTGAACCTattttcgtactttaaaacAATTGTAAGGAGACTTATTTTGGTAAACGTTTTAGCTTACAATTGTAAATTATAACTATGTAAGATACATGATTCCGTTTTTGTTGGTTGGTGAAATTTGTGTAGGTTGGTATATATGCAAAATAAAATTTGCAATTGtagaaattctttttttttaaaaaaaaattccagaCCAATTTTgggtctaataagttcagaaaagTTCCAATAAGGCCATATACATTTcattatatttttataagttcaaTACGCAGTttaataagttctaataagatcTATTAAGACCTAATAATTAagttctactccctccgtattttaagaAAGATAAGACAATAAATTTTCATGTTTAGAAATAGAATAAAGCagagtgtaaagaacattatgaaacagactaaaatgaaaagtgtaaagatcattttgaaaagGAGTTAGTAGCTTTTTGAcgtaggccctgttcttttggacttaatttcattttcattcaatTTAGTTCTGTTCATTTCAAAAGAACGGCATTGTGTTCATATTCGTCTTTAATtatcttactccctccgtcccggattacttgacctgtttttcttagcgggtcgtcccttaatacttgacatgtttctaaaaatggaaatattctaacaatattatattatttctcactccatccCTATTAACCCATCTACCCCCTacaccatacaaaaaataattaaaaattcaacccctactctcccccaaccccacctcttaatcaacctcccactaactacattaaaataataccccactatcaactactacctattaaattaaataagtcaattcaagccccttaaactctgtgccggtcaaaccgggtcgagtattccgggacggagggagtattttattattttgtttattattataatgttaAATATAACTACTCCCTTTGTTATCGAATATTAGTTccttttggaatcttgacactattcacaattgaagagaatcttctaatttctttctAATACGTATATATGTACTTCAAAAAAAatcatgtgagatcttattttattcgtcttaattaatgtgtagtttaacaatatcaaatttttatatttttttaacatacATATTTTGAgatatttatgtttaaatattgagttgaaacgagttgaaaaatcaaaacataactaatatttaagaacggagggagtattaattatattataatGTTCATCTATATTTAttgattagtattattattactattactattactattttatataattataattatttattagtattattattagtattattgttagtattatttattatttaggagTACTTATTACTACGTacttattatttcttatttattatttactattcatTCAGTTCAATTAAGCTCCATTCAATTCAGTTTAGCTTAGTTCAGCTTCATTAAGTTcaatttagttcagttcagccaAAAAAAACTCAGAAAAACAAAGTCTTAATCAAGACGCTAATTGTAAAATTTAGAAGTATTAGATTATGTCCCGTGCATGCATGCAcggatattctaaaattatttgatCAATTTTTTATACACTGTAATATATTTGTCAGAAATATTTATCTCTCTAAAGTTACTGCATAACTAAAATTAACAAATCTTAAACGTACTCAATTTATCATCATACGGAGTATGCATGTCCTACTATGTACGgaatattacatattttatatgtttgatACGCTAATTTAATCAAAATATTCAATTACTAATATGctgatttgaccaaaatattgagtaaatatattttccattattaatacgGAATATAAGGATTTGACTAAGTCATTTTTAgcaattattattaataattattattacgtgtcACATATTACTTCCATAATCTATAATTTTTGTTCCCATACATAACCAgttaaataaaaaagataaaagatagagattttttagaaaaaataattgTTGGCGGAATTTATTTTACAAATAAAAGCGAATGTGGgaatggaaaagtgggaaaattgTAGAATGCGTAAGAAAAAGCAATCATGACTTATAAAAGAATGGAAAAAAATGTATATTTAAAAATGAAAACGAAACGCTTATTAGAAAACGCGTGAAATAAAATAATGGATACTTATTTAGAAAGGGAGGGAGACAGAGAGTAGACGATTTGACAAAGTAACACTTTAAATAACTATTAACGATTGATGTAGCGATTGGATAGTTTTTTTTAaccaaatttaattttgaattttgaattttgaaacgagGAGTGGAATATTACTCTCATGCACGACACTCACGTTCTCGTTTTTGTCCTTGTTTGCTTTTTGTATGCTTTCTCGTTCTTGATGTCATTTCTCAATCCTCAAATAATCTCTTCCACAACGTACACTTGGCTAACGCTAGGTTATCTGGATATGTTCCATTCAAAGATGAGGATCATGATTTTATTTTGCCAAaaataatcgattttttttttttttttttaagaagggAAGAAAATCAAGTTTAACTCTTTGAGAGAGCCAACGTATTACCTATGATATCCTTGTCAATGGTGAAGGGGGAGAGAATGGTTAAAGACGAAAATCATAACGACGTAGAATTTCAAGAAATTTTCTTTTGTCGTTATAAAAGCCGCCGCTTGATTAGCTTTCCTGTAGCGATTGTTGATCACGATTTTTGAGTATAAGAATCTGTTTCAGGTTTAACCTCCGTCTTTCATCCAATAAACTGTTCCCAACATTTTGATTTTCAGGTTTTTGTATTTATCGCCTTATAAGATGCAGTTTAACCTCTGTCTTTCATTCACTTTTATCTTTACAAAATTAAATAATAGTTATGAGCTGAGACATGTGAAAATCATATACCATAGATAGTATGGGACAAACAAATCGATACAACTTAAAAAGAATTCGAGGCAATCATTTAGGGACAAAGTGAGTGTTTGTATACTGGAGTAAGTTTTAGCGACATCTTTTTGgttctaaattattttattttattttattttatgtatgatttatcaaaaaaaataaaattattttatgtatgAATTTCatgaatttatcttattttatctaatttcaatttaattttaccttatttatctgaacttatggCAAAGTAATATCACATGGCCTTATCTTATCTTTTACGGAGTACATAGTATTACTGTAATAGTTTTAAAGttagaatttattttatttaacttataaaTAAGTGATAGGTTTTAATAAGTATACCATAGATAAATGTTTAACTTATTTAACTTATTTTCCACCAAGTGATTGGttttaacttatttatttaCCATAGATAAATGTTTTAATAAGACGTtctaataagtttagataaatttaGTTATGTAAAATCAGGTGAAAAAATATACTTttattatcttatcttatattgtCAATCCTTAACTAGTACGGAATAAGACTTTATTAGATATTAAGGGATAGATGAATGAATGATGCAGGTAATAGGTTAAGGTGGTGATGGACTGATGGGTTGAGGAAGTATTTGATTGATAGATGCAGGTAATAGGTTAAGGTGGTGATGGGTTGAGGAAGTATTTGATTGATAGATGCAGTTAAACAAGCAAAGTTTTTCATCAAATCCGAAAATCCGAACCCGGGTTGAAAATGGAGAGGACAATGATGTTTTTATAAACACATCACAAGGGAACCCTGATAATTTCGCATCACATCAACACgttattgtttttaatttttatatcaCTGTTCTTATTTTATATacaattgttaatttttttttcctataCTATTTTTTTAATACCATATattgttcttatttttatatcattattttcaattttgatACCTTAGATGTTATGTACGGAGTATTTAACAATACATAATTGTTATgaatttttacttatttattttttgaaataaCAAAAATACAGTGACATACCGACATGTTTAGGCAGGTTCTTCACATCACATAACATGAGAATAATCCACCTCAGTAGTCAGTACCTCACCCATTTCCTTATAAAGTAAAAAAATCTGGAGTTGGCCAAGAAAATATCAACCGAAAACGTTATACCGAGtccacatcttttcaaaatccataGAAACCGTCCATTTTGCGCTATTTATTTATTCCTGTCATTTTTCTCTGGTTACTTCGTGACTCATCATCTCTAGTTTTGACAAATACTCCTTTCACATTCatcgtttatttataattttagtgttcaaaatattaaaatcacttttttttgtcattttcctTAACAAGTAAGTTTTCTACCCCGTACTAGAAGCTAATTAGAGTTATAATTTCTTAAACTGTAATTTTCATTTAAATAATACTTCAAGTTGAACTATAATACGGAATAATAATCTATCAGTATTTTTGAGGAGTCACATCTATCATATCCGACTGTATTTTTGTAGGAAAAATACTTTtaaatgttactccctccgtcccggaatactcgacccggtttgaccggcacagagtttaagagacttgaattgacttatttaatttaataggtagtagttgatagtggggtattattttaatgtagttagtgggaaatgtgtaaaggggtggggttgggggagagtaggggttgaatttttaattagtttttgtatggagtaggaggTGGGTGGGATAATagggggtggagtgagaaataatataatattgttagaatatttccatttttagaaacaggtcaagtattaagggacgacccgataaggaaaacatgtcaagtattccgggacggagggagtagtaaccTTTCTACCTTAtcgtttaattatttaatatatttaggGACCATCACTATAATAAACTTTTCCCCTactttgattaattttttttttctattgtcATTTTGCTAttagttttgttagattcaactATTTTTTCTTAATATACGTGTTCGTCAATATGACTCCTAATAAAATTCGGAGGAGTAAAAGCATAATATACTTCTATATTTTAGCTGCACACTAAAATCTTTCAAAAATTACTTTACTCGTTGAATAGAGATACCTCTCAGTCTCCTACATTCACACGGATtactttatttataattttaatgaTAAAAATATTTACAGCACATCTTTTTCCCTTTTCTTCTCCcccataaataaaaatagataaattcTTTTTATAAAGAAAGTATATACTCCTGCAGTCCTGCTGTCTGGCAAACACTTCTCCTTCCTCCTCTTGCCTCGCTGCTCCGCTCATCTTTTATTTTCCCCTAATTATAAACCCTGATTTTACCCCAAATatcttaaaatattcaaaatttaatcAAAACTAAATCAACCCATTCAATGGGTTTGCTTTGTTTTGGTTAATTTGATTATTTTTCGCAACACTCATCTCTTCAAATTCGCGTCTTTTCACGACAAAACTCAAATAAATCTATAATTTTTTCTGGGTAGGGTGAAAAGTTGAGAAAGATTTGATCTTGCATTGTGTTTTTGTTATTAACAATGGCGGAAACAAAGAAATATATCACAACTGAAGAACTGAAGAGTCACAACAAAGCAGGAGATCTATGGATTTCaattcaaggaaaagtttaCGATGTTACAAATTGGGTGAAAGATCATCCAGGAGGAGACATTCCATTGCTGCAATTAGCAGGAAACGATGTAACAGATGCATTCATTGCGTATCACCCAGGTACTACATGGAAAATTCTTGATAAATTCTTTAATGGGTATTATCTGAAGGATTTTGAGGTTACAGATATGTCAAAGGATTACAGGAAGCTTCACAATGAATTTTCGAAGATGGGTTTGTTTGATAAGAAAGGTCATAGTGTAATTTACATATTTATTTCGATATTTATCATGTTAAGTTTATGTGTTTATGGTGTGATTTGGTCTGATAATGTGCTTGTGCATCTGGGTTGTGGTGCATTGATGGGTATGGCTTGGATTCAGAGTGCTTATTTAGGTCATGATTCTGGGCATTATCAGATTATGTCAAGTCCTGGTTATAATAAAGTAGCCCAGATATTGACTGGGAATTGTCTAACTGGGATTAGTATGGCTTGGTGGAAATGGACTCACAATGCACACCACATTGCCTGTAATAGTTTAGACCATGACCCAGATCTGCAACACATACCAGTTTTCGCTGTTTCCACCAAGTTCTTCAACAATATGCAGTCTGTTTTCTATGGGAGGAAGATGGATTTTGACCCAGTTGCCAGATTTCTTGTGAGTTATCAGCATATGACATATTACCCTGTTATGGTTGTTGCTAGGATTAATCTATATGTGCAGACCTTTTTGCTGTTGTTTAACCCTAACAGGAAGGTTATCAATAGAGGTTTGAACATAATGGGGATAATGGTGTTTTGGACTTGGTACCCTCTCCTTGTTTCTTGTCTTCCTAGTTGGGAGGAAAGGATCATGTTTGTGCTCTCAAGCTTTGTGGTTACTGCTTTCCAACACATCCAGTTTACATTGAACCATTTCTCTGCAAATGTGTATGTTGGTCAACCTCTTGGGAATGATTGGTTCGAGAAACAAACCTTTGGATCAATCGACATTAACACCTCGTCTTGGATGGATTGGTTGTTTGGTGGGTTACAGTTTCAGCTCGAACATCATTTGTTTCCTAGGTTGCCTCGTTGTAATCTAAGGAAGGTTGCACCAGTTGTGAAGGATCTTTGCAAGAAGCATAATTTGCCTTACAGGAGTCTGACTTTCTGGGAGGCTAATGTTTCGACTTTGAAGACACTTAGGGATGCAGCTCTTCAAGCTCGAGATCTTTCCAATCCGATGCCTAAGAACTTGCTATGGGAGGCTGTCAATACTCATGGTTAATGTTAATGTCTCTTATTTTCCAGTCaagttttgtttttaattttcctTCAAGGATAATGCGAGGTTTTTGTTGTCGACATTTCACATGGAGGTTTTCTTCATCTATCTGCTTTTGCATCAGCACCTAGACGATTCACTTCTTTTAGGAATTTCACTTCGAATTCATGTATCTATTATCTATTTTGTTTTACATGAATGAACACATCATTATTAGTTACTATTTCGTATTACTTAAATCTATATGCCATCTTGTTTCACTGATGTTAGTCTTGATTGTTTCTGAGTCTGGTTTATGCTTTGTGCATATCCGAAGCATactttttttgttcttcttcctgaATTCAATTTCATGAACTTGAGATTTGTTGCTACAGCAAGAAAGTATAGATTGCCTGAAAAATCTGATATGGGTCAATTGACTATACTGGTTTGGTATCAGTCAATTCCTAGTTCATGATtaatcataatttttttttgggaaatcaTGATTAATCATAAATTGATTATACTAGTCCTTGATTTGAAAGCTAAAAATTGAAAACCAGAAACTGTTCTTTAGATTCAGAAAAGTTATTCTTCATtttcaaagaaacaaaaaagtTTCAACAATAAAGAAGAGGACTTTGTCAAGTGTGGTTGATATTCATGAGGCGTTGATTAGGGCTTTTTGCTTCATACAGTTAGAACCACAAAAAAGATGTTGATAGCAAATTGACAGCAATTTCCATTATGTTAAAGATGATAATTAAGGAATTTGGCCCCACTGTGAAAGGGAATTCCTTATGCATCAGAGCAACCACTTGTACAGGAAAGAAAACAACAGCGAAAATGCTGCTGTCTTAATTGCTACTCTTTTCCATAATAAGCTGCAGAACTCGGAACTGCTACTTCTGGGAAGCTGTATTAGATTATTATTATGCATGACATTTCGTAGTTAATCAACACGGTCACTgaaccaacataagttggtggagttggtggggaactcaccaGGTCATAGGGTCGAGCCCTATCAACTGTGAAATACTTGGGAGTGACTCAAGTGAATACCAGCATAGTTGGACCGGTTAACGTTCAATCAAGGAACCCACCTTTTACGTACACCTGACCGTCCatggaacaacaacaacagctatGTTACTACTCGTTTTAGGAAGAAAAGTGATCATGCGAATCACACATTAGCGTTATGTAACACAAGGATAATGTGCTAAagaaaatttaacaaaaaaatcaTCTTCTGGATCACATATTTAACATTCAAATTAAAGCGAAAAATGATCACAATTCggtatttttttcttcttttctttttacacTGTACTGGCAGTAATAATCTAGCAATTAAAAATGACAGGCACTGAATTTGAAGGACAATTCATGAATCAGGATGTGTCCATAAATCtacaaaataaactaaaataagTGAAGAGTTGGATATAACAATTAACAAAGCAAGTTTAATCAAGATATTTTGGATTTCCTTTAAAGTCTTGCaatacttttcaaatttcacaTGGCTTTAGACGTGTAGGagatgttacttgactttctctaGAAGCATGAATCGGATTAGTCTTTATGCTCCTCTTGATAGAGACGCGTGGTTTGCAATACTAATAACAATGC contains these protein-coding regions:
- the LOC110790122 gene encoding delta(8)-fatty-acid desaturase; translated protein: MAETKKYITTEELKSHNKAGDLWISIQGKVYDVTNWVKDHPGGDIPLLQLAGNDVTDAFIAYHPGTTWKILDKFFNGYYLKDFEVTDMSKDYRKLHNEFSKMGLFDKKGHSVIYIFISIFIMLSLCVYGVIWSDNVLVHLGCGALMGMAWIQSAYLGHDSGHYQIMSSPGYNKVAQILTGNCLTGISMAWWKWTHNAHHIACNSLDHDPDLQHIPVFAVSTKFFNNMQSVFYGRKMDFDPVARFLVSYQHMTYYPVMVVARINLYVQTFLLLFNPNRKVINRGLNIMGIMVFWTWYPLLVSCLPSWEERIMFVLSSFVVTAFQHIQFTLNHFSANVYVGQPLGNDWFEKQTFGSIDINTSSWMDWLFGGLQFQLEHHLFPRLPRCNLRKVAPVVKDLCKKHNLPYRSLTFWEANVSTLKTLRDAALQARDLSNPMPKNLLWEAVNTHG